The following are encoded in a window of bacterium SCSIO 12643 genomic DNA:
- a CDS encoding polyprenyl synthetase family protein codes for MQEISAISEKLAEGISKLNLDRDPSGLYEPIKYILSLGGKRIRPLMTLIAAEMFDHTPYNAMPQALAIEVFHNFTLLHDDIMDDAPLRRNKETVHLKWNVNTGILSGDAMLIKAYQLLSATSPIYLSEIFNLFNETALGVCEGQQMDMEFETRDDVKISEYLEMIRLKTAVLLASSLKTGSIIGGANDADANRMYEIGENLGIAFQLQDDILDAFGTQKIGKRIGGDIISNKKTYLLITAQELASGDLKSRLDYWIQAEDFDEAEKVREVLDIFNQLGIQEIAQKEMNKYSDKAMKMLEELEVSKEKKVNINALMNKLLQRDF; via the coding sequence ATGCAGGAAATTAGTGCGATCTCAGAGAAATTAGCTGAAGGGATTAGTAAATTAAATTTGGACCGTGATCCTTCAGGGCTATACGAACCTATAAAATATATTCTATCATTAGGAGGAAAAAGAATCAGACCATTGATGACGCTTATTGCGGCCGAAATGTTTGACCATACTCCATATAATGCAATGCCTCAGGCTTTAGCCATAGAGGTGTTTCATAATTTCACATTGTTACATGATGATATCATGGATGATGCTCCATTGAGAAGAAACAAAGAAACTGTTCATTTAAAATGGAATGTCAACACAGGGATTCTTTCAGGTGATGCCATGTTGATTAAAGCATATCAGTTATTAAGTGCAACCTCACCGATTTATCTGTCTGAGATTTTCAATTTGTTCAATGAAACTGCACTAGGCGTGTGCGAGGGACAACAAATGGATATGGAGTTTGAAACACGTGATGATGTGAAAATTTCCGAATATTTAGAAATGATCCGATTGAAGACTGCAGTGCTTTTAGCGAGTTCTTTAAAAACCGGAAGTATTATTGGTGGAGCTAATGATGCCGATGCGAATCGCATGTATGAAATTGGGGAGAATTTGGGAATAGCATTTCAATTGCAAGATGACATTTTAGATGCTTTTGGAACTCAAAAGATCGGTAAGCGAATCGGTGGAGATATTATCTCTAATAAGAAGACTTATTTATTAATCACTGCTCAGGAATTGGCTTCAGGAGATCTGAAATCCAGATTGGATTATTGGATTCAAGCTGAGGATTTTGATGAAGCAGAAAAGGTGCGTGAAGTATTAGACATTTTTAATCAATTAGGCATTCAGGAGATTGCGCAAAAGGAAATGAACAAATATTCTGATAAAGCCATGAAAATGCTAGAAGAGTTAGAGGTTTCCAAAGAAAAGAAAGTGAATATCAATGCGTTGATGAATAAGTTGCTCCAACGTGATTTCTAA
- a CDS encoding DUF4304 domain-containing protein, translating to MTTQEFKKQTGKYLGAKIRELGFKGSGFNYIMDSDNYVFTIGIQANRYGGSFCVELGVHPKKITSNGFEDLDFKKLKYYNCEFRTRLAREGKGDKWWNYTNSESKNLQLIDEVLIYIEKYALPIIDGFIKDKDLLEKVKITDLKNRFIPIPDYKSGLTPMISDIRLAWVLAVELEDINHEKSFEFAKYALSNDKSPSNFFGNTDLQRILKSYNYSSGKGKTSQDKMNFWTRLTGKLKNK from the coding sequence ATGACTACACAAGAGTTTAAGAAACAAACGGGCAAATATCTAGGAGCAAAAATTCGTGAATTGGGATTCAAAGGCTCTGGTTTCAATTATATAATGGATTCAGACAATTATGTATTCACAATAGGAATTCAAGCAAATCGATATGGAGGTAGTTTTTGTGTAGAATTGGGAGTTCATCCTAAGAAAATAACATCTAATGGGTTTGAAGATTTAGATTTTAAAAAACTCAAATATTACAACTGTGAATTTAGGACAAGACTTGCAAGAGAAGGAAAAGGTGACAAGTGGTGGAATTACACAAACTCAGAATCAAAAAACCTTCAACTCATTGACGAAGTTCTCATTTATATTGAAAAGTATGCCTTACCTATAATCGATGGTTTCATAAAAGACAAAGACCTATTGGAGAAGGTCAAAATAACAGATTTAAAAAATAGATTCATTCCAATCCCAGACTACAAAAGTGGTTTAACACCAATGATTTCTGATATACGGTTAGCTTGGGTTTTAGCTGTTGAACTTGAAGATATCAATCATGAGAAATCATTTGAATTTGCTAAATATGCTTTATCAAATGATAAATCGCCAAGTAACTTTTTTGGAAATACCGACTTACAAAGAATACTTAAATCCTATAATTACAGTTCAGGCAAAGGAAAAACATCTCAAGATAAAATGAACTTTTGGACAAGACTTACAGGTAAATTGAAAAACAAATAA